In Vespa velutina chromosome 1, iVesVel2.1, whole genome shotgun sequence, the following proteins share a genomic window:
- the LOC124955882 gene encoding protein 4.1 homolog isoform X1, whose translation MPEEQKSAAIPPEVTAENGTGTNSPTKSPVSKGKMALAKITLLDGTVKDFYIDRKAKGQDLLDMICQSMNLLEKDYFGLIYEDKDDSRNWLDLDKRIVKFVKNEPWKFSFEVKFYPPDPAQLQEDITRYQLCLQIRNDIIKERLPCSFVTHALLGSYLVQSEIGDYDPEEHGRTYLKDFKFAPNQTPELVEKVMDLHKTHKGQSPAEAELHYLENAKKLAMYGVDLHPAKDSEGVDIMLGVCSSGLLVYRDRLRINRFAWPKILKISYKRHNFFIKIRPGEFEQFESTIGFKLANHRAAKKLWKVCVEHHTFFRLMSPEPVKKVGLLPHLGSRFRYSGRTHYETKKTPIDRQPPQFERSLSGRRLTSRSMDALGGPKPVETYGSEPSKRHTMSYEPEMIPDMEHIDQRPSPIKKQKEKLTRKTSAGTTSASSTSSLEGEYDADRTKKKPVGGIAVLPPGGLSKKKKDKQNENEKENHNDLNNSNLINDNALLDNNDEKSPSKKDLKKKDKETPEKKDKEKKEKIKSPVGGFLFGKKEKEKDKEKEKDKEKDKEKEKDKEKEKKKEKEKDKEKEKKKEKEKEKEKEKQKQKEKEKEKQKEKEKEKQKEKEKQKEKEKEKEKSKQKKQKKKDLDDSIEKHDIESDVSTLGKETEEIREKIIMDKSKDSAMNSDRPGYTKPYDYEETETSSTRKPFTPHGFSYEDRPASPGVRDQQSPTAASRKATGLAFNYAPGEEKKVVESVEKRKTKDIDKLQQAGIKTPGLNYVESAGLKEQQKATTYRLPNQKDSSQGETPNDDRSPHMTTTTVTTQITAMHEGLEKNPKASQAEASNYGKTPYTSASVIARAAALHEDFDKSSNTSQAQVPNDGKTSYTSAYVTAHTAALHEDREESPKASQAEVPKDGKTPYTSASSTARVAALHEDFEKSLKPTQEEASSEGKVPYIPITAGIVRTATMHEDFEKSQTESQTKMPDDSKTPYVTAVTARTATIFEDSEKSRKTNQTEVPDDSKIPYMTAVTARTVTMHEDHDKNQKASQAETPDDGRAPYMTATAVTTRTATMHEDLEKNQKTSQVEEKTVAYSTATSTTRQEQRVVTQEVRTTSHVLSGEQLFSRRLSTSSSSSGDSGTPIDLDDDQQAFYNQYYQGDPANIVVTETHVYTGEPDSNVTTTTTVPLVATETRKVALESEDGNYSATGEIVSSQTISSKTRTVETITYKTERDGVVETRVEQKITIQSDGDPIDHDKALQEAIQEAAATNPDMTVEKIEIQQQMAQ comes from the exons ATGCCGGAAGAACAAAAATCTGCTGCAATACCGCCAGAAGTCACAGCGGAAAATGGCACCGGAACTAATTCGCCGACCAAAAGTCCAGTTAGCAAAGGAAAAATGGCTTTGGCGAAAATCACTTTACTAGATGGCACcgtgaaagatttttatatcgat AGAAAGGCGAAAGGACAGGATCTCCTCGATATGATATGTCAAAGTATGAATTTACTCGAGAAAGATTATTTTGGCCTTATCTACGAGGACAAGGATGATTCAAGGAACTGGTTAGACCTAGATAAAAGAATTGTCAAATTTGTCAAAA ACGAACCGTGGAAATTCAGTTTCGAGGTCAAGTTCTATCCTCCGGATCCAGCTCAGTTACAAGAAGATATTACGCGTTACCAATTATGCTTACAAATtagaaacgatattattaaagagCGTTTACCGTGCTCTTTCGTGACCCATGCTCTTCTTGGATCTTATCTAGTTCAATCAGAAATTGGAGATTATGACCCGGAAGAACATGGAAGAACGTATTTGAAGGATTTTAAATTTGCTCCCAATCAGACACCAGAATTAGTGGAGAAAGTTATGGATCTTCACAAAACACATAA AGGTCAGTCTCCAGCCGAAGCAGAACTGCATTATTTAGAGAATGCAAAGAAATTAGCGATGTATGGAGTTGATTTACATCCGGCGAAAGATTCAGAAGGTGTTGATATAATGTTAGGTGTCTGTTCATCTGGTCTTCTCGTTTATCGTGATCGCTTAAGGATAAACAGGTTTGCATGGccgaaaattttaaagatttcttACAAAAGGCATAATTTCTTCATAAAAATACGGCCTGGTGAATTCGAGCAATTTGAATCCACGATTGGTTTCAAACTTGCAAATCATAGAGCAGCTAAAAAGTTGTGGAAGGTCTGCGTAGAGCATCATACTTTCTTCAG gcTCATGAGTCCAGAGCCTGTAAAGAAAGTTGGATTATTACCACATTTAGGATCTCGTTTCCGATACTCTGGGAGAACGCAttatgaaacgaaaaagactCCTATAGATCGACAACCTCCTCAATTTGAGAGATCTCTAAGTGGTCGTCGTCTTACATCACGTAGCATGGATG CCTTAGGTGGTCCTAAACCGGTTGAAACTTACGGCTCAGAACCAAGTAAACGTCATACTATGAGTTACGAGCCTGAAATGATTCCTGATATGGAACACATTGATCAACGGCCTAGTcctattaaaaaacaaaaggagaag CTCACACGAAAAACAAGTGCTGGAACAACATCTGCCAGCAGTACCAGTAGCCTGGAAGGAGAGTATGATGCAGATCGTACCAAAAag AAACCGGTCGGAGGAATTGCAGTCCTACCGCCCGGTGGTCTttctaagaagaagaaggataaacaaaatgaaaacgagAAGGAAAACCATAATGATCTGAAcaattctaatttaattaatgataatgctCTTCTTGATAACAATGATGAGAAATCGCCCAGTAAAAaagacttaaaaaaaaaggacaaggaAACtccagaaaaaaaggacaaagaaaagaaggaaaaaattaag AGTCCTGTTGGTGGTTTCCTCTtcggcaaaaaagaaaaagagaaggataaagaaaaggagaaagataaagaaaaggataaggaaaaagagaaagacaaagaaaaagagaagaaaaaggaaaaggagaaggataaagaaaaagaaaagaaaaaagagaaggaaaaggaaaaggagaaagaaaaacagaaacagaaagaaaaggaaaaggaaaaacaaaaagaaaaagaaaaggaaaagcagaaagaaaaagaaaaacaaaaagaaaaggaaaaagaaaaagaaaaaagtaaacaaaaaaagcaaaaaaagaaagatttggATGACTCGATAGAAAAACATGATATAGAATCAGATGTTTCAACGTTGggaaaagaaacggaagaaaTACGCGAAAAAATAATCATGGATAAATCAAAAGATTCTGCTATGAACTCTGATCGTCCTGGTTATACAAAGCCGTATGATTATGAAGAAACAGAAACTTCATCTACGAGAAAACCGTTTACGCCTCATGGTTTCTCTTACGAAGACAGACCGGCATCTCCAGGTGTACGAGATCAACAATCTCCTACTGCTGCTAGTCGCAAAGCAACGGGTTTAGCATTTAATTATGCTCCaggtgaagagaaaaaagtagtaGAATCagtggagaaaagaaaaacgaaagacatAGATAAACTACAACAAGCTGGAATAAAAACTCCTGGGCTCAATTACGTCGAGTCGGCTGGTCTtaaagaacaacaaaaagcTACAACTTACAGGCTACCTAATCAAAAAGATTCTTCTCAG GGTGAAACTCCAAATGATGATAGATCCCCACATATGACAACAACGACCGTTACTACGCAAATTACAGCAATGCATGAAGGGCTtgaaaaaaatccaaaagcAAGTCAG GCAGAGGCATCAAACTATGGTAAAACTCCATATACTTCAGCATCTGTTATTGCACGTGCTGCAGCGTTGCATGAAGATTTTGACAAAAGTTCCAATACAAGTCAG GCACAGGTACCAAATGACGGTAAAACCTCTTACACGTCAGCATATGTCACTGCACATACTGCAGCATTGCATGAAGATCGTGAAGAAAGTCCAAAAGCAAGTCAG GCAGAGGTACCAAAAGACGGTAAAACCCCTTATACATCAGCATCTAGTACTGCACGTGTCGCAGCATTGCATGAAGATTTTGAGAAAAGTTTAAAACCAACTCAG GAAGAGGCATCAAGTGAAGGTAAAGTTCCATACATTCCAATAACAGCTGGTATTGTACGCACTGCAACAATGCATGAAGATTTTGAGAAAAGTCAAACAGAAAGTCAG ACAAAAATGCCAGATGATAGTAAAACTCCCTATGTGACAGCTGTTACTGCACGCACTGCAACAATATTTGAAGACTCTGAAAAAAGTCGTAAAACAAATCAG ACAGAAGTACCAGATGATAGTAAAATCCCATACATGACAGCAGTTACTGCACGTACTGTAACAATGCATGAAGATCATgacaaaaatcaaaaagcaAGTCAG GCAGAAACACCAGATGATGGTAGAGCCCCATACATGACAGCAACGGCTGTTACTACACGAACTGCAACAATGCATGAAgatcttgaaaaaaatcagaaaacaAGTCAG GTAGAGGAAAAGACTGTAGCATACTCAACTGCGACCAGTACAACAAGACAAGAACAAAGAGTAGTAACACAAGAAGTTCGGACTACAAGTCATGTGCTTTCGGGTGAACAG CTGTTTTCACGAAGGCTCAGTACATCTAGTTCAAGCAGCGGAGATTCAGGTACACCAATTGATCTTGATGATGACCAACAAGCTTTCTACAATCAATATTATCAG GGTGATCCTGCAAATATAGTAGTAACTGAAACACACGTATATACTGGAGAGCCTGATAGTAATGTAACAACTACAACGACAGTTCCATTAGTTGCAACTGAAACAAGGAAAGTTGCTTTAGAAAGCGAAGATGGGAATTACAGTGCAACAGGTGAAATTGTTAGTTCCCAAACGATATCGAGTAAAACTCGTACTGTCGAAACAATAACA TACAAAACTGAACGGGATGGTGTAGTGGAAACACGCGTAGAACagaaaataacaatacaaTCGGATGGTGATCCGATTGATCATGATAAAGCTTTACAGGAAGCTATTCAAGAGGCTGCTGCAACAAATCCTGATATGACAgttgaaaaaatagaaatccaACAGCAGATGGCACAGTAA
- the LOC124955882 gene encoding protein 4.1 homolog isoform X10, whose amino-acid sequence MPEEQKSAAIPPEVTAENGTGTNSPTKSPVSKGKMALAKITLLDGTVKDFYIDRKAKGQDLLDMICQSMNLLEKDYFGLIYEDKDDSRNWLDLDKRIVKFVKNEPWKFSFEVKFYPPDPAQLQEDITRYQLCLQIRNDIIKERLPCSFVTHALLGSYLVQSEIGDYDPEEHGRTYLKDFKFAPNQTPELVEKVMDLHKTHKGQSPAEAELHYLENAKKLAMYGVDLHPAKDSEGVDIMLGVCSSGLLVYRDRLRINRFAWPKILKISYKRHNFFIKIRPGEFEQFESTIGFKLANHRAAKKLWKVCVEHHTFFRLMSPEPVKKVGLLPHLGSRFRYSGRTHYETKKTPIDRQPPQFERSLSGRRLTSRSMDALGGPKPVETYGSEPSKRHTMSYEPEMIPDMEHIDQRPSPIKKQKEKLTRKTSAGTTSASSTSSLEGEYDADRTKKKPVGGIAVLPPGGLSKKKKDKQNENEKENHNDLNNSNLINDNALLDNNDEKSPSKKDLKKKDKETPEKKDKEKKEKIKSPVGGFLFGKKEKEKDKEKEKDKEKDKEKEKDKEKEKKKEKEKDKEKEKKKEKEKEKEKEKQKQKEKEKEKQKEKEKEKQKEKEKQKEKEKEKEKSKQKKQKKKDLDDSIEKHDIESDVSTLGKETEEIREKIIMDKSKDSAMNSDRPGYTKPYDYEETETSSTRKPFTPHGFSYEDRPASPGVRDQQSPTAASRKATGLAFNYAPGEEKKVVESVEKRKTKDIDKLQQAGIKTPGLNYVESAGLKEQQKATTYRLPNQKDSSQGETPNDDRSPHMTTTTVTTQITAMHEGLEKNPKASQAETPDDGRAPYMTATAVTTRTATMHEDLEKNQKTSQVEEKTVAYSTATSTTRQEQRVVTQEVRTTSHVLSGEQLFSRRLSTSSSSSGDSGTPIDLDDDQQAFYNQYYQGDPANIVVTETHVYTGEPDSNVTTTTTVPLVATETRKVALESEDGNYSATGEIVSSQTISSKTRTVETITYKTERDGVVETRVEQKITIQSDGDPIDHDKALQEAIQEAAATNPDMTVEKIEIQQQMAQ is encoded by the exons ATGCCGGAAGAACAAAAATCTGCTGCAATACCGCCAGAAGTCACAGCGGAAAATGGCACCGGAACTAATTCGCCGACCAAAAGTCCAGTTAGCAAAGGAAAAATGGCTTTGGCGAAAATCACTTTACTAGATGGCACcgtgaaagatttttatatcgat AGAAAGGCGAAAGGACAGGATCTCCTCGATATGATATGTCAAAGTATGAATTTACTCGAGAAAGATTATTTTGGCCTTATCTACGAGGACAAGGATGATTCAAGGAACTGGTTAGACCTAGATAAAAGAATTGTCAAATTTGTCAAAA ACGAACCGTGGAAATTCAGTTTCGAGGTCAAGTTCTATCCTCCGGATCCAGCTCAGTTACAAGAAGATATTACGCGTTACCAATTATGCTTACAAATtagaaacgatattattaaagagCGTTTACCGTGCTCTTTCGTGACCCATGCTCTTCTTGGATCTTATCTAGTTCAATCAGAAATTGGAGATTATGACCCGGAAGAACATGGAAGAACGTATTTGAAGGATTTTAAATTTGCTCCCAATCAGACACCAGAATTAGTGGAGAAAGTTATGGATCTTCACAAAACACATAA AGGTCAGTCTCCAGCCGAAGCAGAACTGCATTATTTAGAGAATGCAAAGAAATTAGCGATGTATGGAGTTGATTTACATCCGGCGAAAGATTCAGAAGGTGTTGATATAATGTTAGGTGTCTGTTCATCTGGTCTTCTCGTTTATCGTGATCGCTTAAGGATAAACAGGTTTGCATGGccgaaaattttaaagatttcttACAAAAGGCATAATTTCTTCATAAAAATACGGCCTGGTGAATTCGAGCAATTTGAATCCACGATTGGTTTCAAACTTGCAAATCATAGAGCAGCTAAAAAGTTGTGGAAGGTCTGCGTAGAGCATCATACTTTCTTCAG gcTCATGAGTCCAGAGCCTGTAAAGAAAGTTGGATTATTACCACATTTAGGATCTCGTTTCCGATACTCTGGGAGAACGCAttatgaaacgaaaaagactCCTATAGATCGACAACCTCCTCAATTTGAGAGATCTCTAAGTGGTCGTCGTCTTACATCACGTAGCATGGATG CCTTAGGTGGTCCTAAACCGGTTGAAACTTACGGCTCAGAACCAAGTAAACGTCATACTATGAGTTACGAGCCTGAAATGATTCCTGATATGGAACACATTGATCAACGGCCTAGTcctattaaaaaacaaaaggagaag CTCACACGAAAAACAAGTGCTGGAACAACATCTGCCAGCAGTACCAGTAGCCTGGAAGGAGAGTATGATGCAGATCGTACCAAAAag AAACCGGTCGGAGGAATTGCAGTCCTACCGCCCGGTGGTCTttctaagaagaagaaggataaacaaaatgaaaacgagAAGGAAAACCATAATGATCTGAAcaattctaatttaattaatgataatgctCTTCTTGATAACAATGATGAGAAATCGCCCAGTAAAAaagacttaaaaaaaaaggacaaggaAACtccagaaaaaaaggacaaagaaaagaaggaaaaaattaag AGTCCTGTTGGTGGTTTCCTCTtcggcaaaaaagaaaaagagaaggataaagaaaaggagaaagataaagaaaaggataaggaaaaagagaaagacaaagaaaaagagaagaaaaaggaaaaggagaaggataaagaaaaagaaaagaaaaaagagaaggaaaaggaaaaggagaaagaaaaacagaaacagaaagaaaaggaaaaggaaaaacaaaaagaaaaagaaaaggaaaagcagaaagaaaaagaaaaacaaaaagaaaaggaaaaagaaaaagaaaaaagtaaacaaaaaaagcaaaaaaagaaagatttggATGACTCGATAGAAAAACATGATATAGAATCAGATGTTTCAACGTTGggaaaagaaacggaagaaaTACGCGAAAAAATAATCATGGATAAATCAAAAGATTCTGCTATGAACTCTGATCGTCCTGGTTATACAAAGCCGTATGATTATGAAGAAACAGAAACTTCATCTACGAGAAAACCGTTTACGCCTCATGGTTTCTCTTACGAAGACAGACCGGCATCTCCAGGTGTACGAGATCAACAATCTCCTACTGCTGCTAGTCGCAAAGCAACGGGTTTAGCATTTAATTATGCTCCaggtgaagagaaaaaagtagtaGAATCagtggagaaaagaaaaacgaaagacatAGATAAACTACAACAAGCTGGAATAAAAACTCCTGGGCTCAATTACGTCGAGTCGGCTGGTCTtaaagaacaacaaaaagcTACAACTTACAGGCTACCTAATCAAAAAGATTCTTCTCAG GGTGAAACTCCAAATGATGATAGATCCCCACATATGACAACAACGACCGTTACTACGCAAATTACAGCAATGCATGAAGGGCTtgaaaaaaatccaaaagcAAGTCAG GCAGAAACACCAGATGATGGTAGAGCCCCATACATGACAGCAACGGCTGTTACTACACGAACTGCAACAATGCATGAAgatcttgaaaaaaatcagaaaacaAGTCAG GTAGAGGAAAAGACTGTAGCATACTCAACTGCGACCAGTACAACAAGACAAGAACAAAGAGTAGTAACACAAGAAGTTCGGACTACAAGTCATGTGCTTTCGGGTGAACAG CTGTTTTCACGAAGGCTCAGTACATCTAGTTCAAGCAGCGGAGATTCAGGTACACCAATTGATCTTGATGATGACCAACAAGCTTTCTACAATCAATATTATCAG GGTGATCCTGCAAATATAGTAGTAACTGAAACACACGTATATACTGGAGAGCCTGATAGTAATGTAACAACTACAACGACAGTTCCATTAGTTGCAACTGAAACAAGGAAAGTTGCTTTAGAAAGCGAAGATGGGAATTACAGTGCAACAGGTGAAATTGTTAGTTCCCAAACGATATCGAGTAAAACTCGTACTGTCGAAACAATAACA TACAAAACTGAACGGGATGGTGTAGTGGAAACACGCGTAGAACagaaaataacaatacaaTCGGATGGTGATCCGATTGATCATGATAAAGCTTTACAGGAAGCTATTCAAGAGGCTGCTGCAACAAATCCTGATATGACAgttgaaaaaatagaaatccaACAGCAGATGGCACAGTAA
- the LOC124955882 gene encoding protein 4.1 homolog isoform X9 — MPEEQKSAAIPPEVTAENGTGTNSPTKSPVSKGKMALAKITLLDGTVKDFYIDRKAKGQDLLDMICQSMNLLEKDYFGLIYEDKDDSRNWLDLDKRIVKFVKNEPWKFSFEVKFYPPDPAQLQEDITRYQLCLQIRNDIIKERLPCSFVTHALLGSYLVQSEIGDYDPEEHGRTYLKDFKFAPNQTPELVEKVMDLHKTHKGQSPAEAELHYLENAKKLAMYGVDLHPAKDSEGVDIMLGVCSSGLLVYRDRLRINRFAWPKILKISYKRHNFFIKIRPGEFEQFESTIGFKLANHRAAKKLWKVCVEHHTFFRLMSPEPVKKVGLLPHLGSRFRYSGRTHYETKKTPIDRQPPQFERSLSGRRLTSRSMDALGGPKPVETYGSEPSKRHTMSYEPEMIPDMEHIDQRPSPIKKQKEKLTRKTSAGTTSASSTSSLEGEYDADRTKKKPVGGIAVLPPGGLSKKKKDKQNENEKENHNDLNNSNLINDNALLDNNDEKSPSKKDLKKKDKETPEKKDKEKKEKIKSPVGGFLFGKKEKEKDKEKEKDKEKDKEKEKDKEKEKKKEKEKDKEKEKKKEKEKEKEKEKQKQKEKEKEKQKEKEKEKQKEKEKQKEKEKEKEKSKQKKQKKKDLDDSIEKHDIESDVSTLGKETEEIREKIIMDKSKDSAMNSDRPGYTKPYDYEETETSSTRKPFTPHGFSYEDRPASPGVRDQQSPTAASRKATGLAFNYAPGEEKKVVESVEKRKTKDIDKLQQAGIKTPGLNYVESAGLKEQQKATTYRLPNQKDSSQGETPNDDRSPHMTTTTVTTQITAMHEGLEKNPKASQAEVPKDGKTPYTSASSTARVAALHEDFEKSLKPTQAETPDDGRAPYMTATAVTTRTATMHEDLEKNQKTSQVEEKTVAYSTATSTTRQEQRVVTQEVRTTSHVLSGEQLFSRRLSTSSSSSGDSGTPIDLDDDQQAFYNQYYQGDPANIVVTETHVYTGEPDSNVTTTTTVPLVATETRKVALESEDGNYSATGEIVSSQTISSKTRTVETITYKTERDGVVETRVEQKITIQSDGDPIDHDKALQEAIQEAAATNPDMTVEKIEIQQQMAQ, encoded by the exons ATGCCGGAAGAACAAAAATCTGCTGCAATACCGCCAGAAGTCACAGCGGAAAATGGCACCGGAACTAATTCGCCGACCAAAAGTCCAGTTAGCAAAGGAAAAATGGCTTTGGCGAAAATCACTTTACTAGATGGCACcgtgaaagatttttatatcgat AGAAAGGCGAAAGGACAGGATCTCCTCGATATGATATGTCAAAGTATGAATTTACTCGAGAAAGATTATTTTGGCCTTATCTACGAGGACAAGGATGATTCAAGGAACTGGTTAGACCTAGATAAAAGAATTGTCAAATTTGTCAAAA ACGAACCGTGGAAATTCAGTTTCGAGGTCAAGTTCTATCCTCCGGATCCAGCTCAGTTACAAGAAGATATTACGCGTTACCAATTATGCTTACAAATtagaaacgatattattaaagagCGTTTACCGTGCTCTTTCGTGACCCATGCTCTTCTTGGATCTTATCTAGTTCAATCAGAAATTGGAGATTATGACCCGGAAGAACATGGAAGAACGTATTTGAAGGATTTTAAATTTGCTCCCAATCAGACACCAGAATTAGTGGAGAAAGTTATGGATCTTCACAAAACACATAA AGGTCAGTCTCCAGCCGAAGCAGAACTGCATTATTTAGAGAATGCAAAGAAATTAGCGATGTATGGAGTTGATTTACATCCGGCGAAAGATTCAGAAGGTGTTGATATAATGTTAGGTGTCTGTTCATCTGGTCTTCTCGTTTATCGTGATCGCTTAAGGATAAACAGGTTTGCATGGccgaaaattttaaagatttcttACAAAAGGCATAATTTCTTCATAAAAATACGGCCTGGTGAATTCGAGCAATTTGAATCCACGATTGGTTTCAAACTTGCAAATCATAGAGCAGCTAAAAAGTTGTGGAAGGTCTGCGTAGAGCATCATACTTTCTTCAG gcTCATGAGTCCAGAGCCTGTAAAGAAAGTTGGATTATTACCACATTTAGGATCTCGTTTCCGATACTCTGGGAGAACGCAttatgaaacgaaaaagactCCTATAGATCGACAACCTCCTCAATTTGAGAGATCTCTAAGTGGTCGTCGTCTTACATCACGTAGCATGGATG CCTTAGGTGGTCCTAAACCGGTTGAAACTTACGGCTCAGAACCAAGTAAACGTCATACTATGAGTTACGAGCCTGAAATGATTCCTGATATGGAACACATTGATCAACGGCCTAGTcctattaaaaaacaaaaggagaag CTCACACGAAAAACAAGTGCTGGAACAACATCTGCCAGCAGTACCAGTAGCCTGGAAGGAGAGTATGATGCAGATCGTACCAAAAag AAACCGGTCGGAGGAATTGCAGTCCTACCGCCCGGTGGTCTttctaagaagaagaaggataaacaaaatgaaaacgagAAGGAAAACCATAATGATCTGAAcaattctaatttaattaatgataatgctCTTCTTGATAACAATGATGAGAAATCGCCCAGTAAAAaagacttaaaaaaaaaggacaaggaAACtccagaaaaaaaggacaaagaaaagaaggaaaaaattaag AGTCCTGTTGGTGGTTTCCTCTtcggcaaaaaagaaaaagagaaggataaagaaaaggagaaagataaagaaaaggataaggaaaaagagaaagacaaagaaaaagagaagaaaaaggaaaaggagaaggataaagaaaaagaaaagaaaaaagagaaggaaaaggaaaaggagaaagaaaaacagaaacagaaagaaaaggaaaaggaaaaacaaaaagaaaaagaaaaggaaaagcagaaagaaaaagaaaaacaaaaagaaaaggaaaaagaaaaagaaaaaagtaaacaaaaaaagcaaaaaaagaaagatttggATGACTCGATAGAAAAACATGATATAGAATCAGATGTTTCAACGTTGggaaaagaaacggaagaaaTACGCGAAAAAATAATCATGGATAAATCAAAAGATTCTGCTATGAACTCTGATCGTCCTGGTTATACAAAGCCGTATGATTATGAAGAAACAGAAACTTCATCTACGAGAAAACCGTTTACGCCTCATGGTTTCTCTTACGAAGACAGACCGGCATCTCCAGGTGTACGAGATCAACAATCTCCTACTGCTGCTAGTCGCAAAGCAACGGGTTTAGCATTTAATTATGCTCCaggtgaagagaaaaaagtagtaGAATCagtggagaaaagaaaaacgaaagacatAGATAAACTACAACAAGCTGGAATAAAAACTCCTGGGCTCAATTACGTCGAGTCGGCTGGTCTtaaagaacaacaaaaagcTACAACTTACAGGCTACCTAATCAAAAAGATTCTTCTCAG GGTGAAACTCCAAATGATGATAGATCCCCACATATGACAACAACGACCGTTACTACGCAAATTACAGCAATGCATGAAGGGCTtgaaaaaaatccaaaagcAAGTCAG GCAGAGGTACCAAAAGACGGTAAAACCCCTTATACATCAGCATCTAGTACTGCACGTGTCGCAGCATTGCATGAAGATTTTGAGAAAAGTTTAAAACCAACTCAG GCAGAAACACCAGATGATGGTAGAGCCCCATACATGACAGCAACGGCTGTTACTACACGAACTGCAACAATGCATGAAgatcttgaaaaaaatcagaaaacaAGTCAG GTAGAGGAAAAGACTGTAGCATACTCAACTGCGACCAGTACAACAAGACAAGAACAAAGAGTAGTAACACAAGAAGTTCGGACTACAAGTCATGTGCTTTCGGGTGAACAG CTGTTTTCACGAAGGCTCAGTACATCTAGTTCAAGCAGCGGAGATTCAGGTACACCAATTGATCTTGATGATGACCAACAAGCTTTCTACAATCAATATTATCAG GGTGATCCTGCAAATATAGTAGTAACTGAAACACACGTATATACTGGAGAGCCTGATAGTAATGTAACAACTACAACGACAGTTCCATTAGTTGCAACTGAAACAAGGAAAGTTGCTTTAGAAAGCGAAGATGGGAATTACAGTGCAACAGGTGAAATTGTTAGTTCCCAAACGATATCGAGTAAAACTCGTACTGTCGAAACAATAACA TACAAAACTGAACGGGATGGTGTAGTGGAAACACGCGTAGAACagaaaataacaatacaaTCGGATGGTGATCCGATTGATCATGATAAAGCTTTACAGGAAGCTATTCAAGAGGCTGCTGCAACAAATCCTGATATGACAgttgaaaaaatagaaatccaACAGCAGATGGCACAGTAA